A stretch of DNA from Oryza brachyantha chromosome 9, ObraRS2, whole genome shotgun sequence:
ACACCCCAGTATGAGTGTATGAACATCGGGCCAGTTGGTCTGATCGGAGCTCCTCTTTCGATCTGGCCGGCAGTATACATCTGGTCCGACCAGGTTTCTGTTCATCGTtcataaaaaatcatcaaacaaACTCTTAATCAACCACGAAAACTGTTCATCACTTGTATTTAAATCAAGAAAAGATTTTACATGTTCTTCTAGGCCTTGGCTACCTTTTGTGCTACCCCATCTAGCACGTTCCAATTCTTTTGTCTCACATTGAGACCTGTTCTAAAACCTGAAGGCCACAGCCACGGCTTTCAGATTTCAGCCAAAaggtagagaaaaaaataatatttttttcaacaacGGAGAGTACTTCAAATCCAAACTCGACCAGGAGTGAGTGAGTAACAAACGAAGTTGTCACGtaatcccaaaataaaccaaaatttttcactttttacctataatctttgactctttatcttatttaaaaaatttttacgatcgatatttttgtttttattagatgataaatcatgaataatattttacgtgtgactactttttttctaatttcctgaaaatttttcaaataagacggatggtcaaacactgggcacaaaaaccaaagaattggtttttttaagaacggagggagtatatgtattattagccctaaaagtaaagactaaaaatataaacttcagcataaaaatctaaaacaattttaaatttaaagttaaaaacttaaattttgacattATATGTAGAAGCGAAGAGATACGCCGCTAAATCAATTCATCTCCAAGCTAGGCTGGCAAGAGAGAGCATGAGGCGATTACACAGATCATGCCCAGTGTAGCAGTGGAGTATTTGTCAACTCAGATTCGCTCGACAAAACAGTTACCCAGCACGAGGTGGTGTCTTCCCCTCCCCGTCGGGATGCCGTGATCCATCACAACACCATTGGACCACCAAACCAAAGCGAGCAAAGGTCTCCGTCATGCTCACATTCCTAGGTCCTCCCGGTCGCATCTCCCCACCCCAAAAGCGTCATCTTCAAGCTCGACCTCCCCATTTTTCTTggcagcagccgcagcctTGCTGAGGCAGGTATTTATTCAGGTTTCAGCTAGCTAATCAGCTACCAAACTCGGGGAACTGGAGTTGTGGTTGGTCTCTTCCTCTCCAGCTTCCTTCTTTCCCCCGATTTGATCGCTGTCAGGTTAGTTATCGCAGCAGCAGGTGCGTTCGATCATGGTTGCCAAGATCAAGCGGCAGATCGGCAGCCTCTCGCTCCTCGCCAAGCTTGGTTTGCTGCTGCTTACCCTGCTCCTGCTGCTCGCGGCTATCTTGCTGCTGGTGTTCTTGCTCCCGCGCCACCATAGGAGGCCTCTGCCGCCGGGGTCGCCTCCGGCAAACGGCTCCGACCCCGACAACATCGTGGCGTTCGACTTCTCGCCGTACCTTATCCTTTACAAGAGCGGCCGCGTCCACCGCATGGACGGCACGGACCGGGTCCCCGCCGGCGTGGACGAGGGCACCGGGGTGAAGTCCAAGGACGTCGTCATCGACCGGGGCACCGGTCTCAGCGCCCGGATgtacctgccgccgccggcgaaagGCGGGGACAAGAATAAGGATCTTGGCGCGCTCCCGGTCCTCGTGTTCTTCCACGGCGGCGCGTTCGTCATCGAGTCGGCGTTCACGGCCAAGTACCACGACTACCTCAACAAGGTCACGGCCAAGGCGGGCGTCGTGGCGGTGTCCGTGGACTACCGCCTCGCGCCGGAGCACCCGGTTCCGACGGCGTACGACGACTCGTGGCAGGCGCTGAACTGGGTGGCCAGGAACGGCAAGTCCGGGCCGGAGCCGTGGCTGCGGGACCGGGGGAACATGTCCCGCCTGTtcctcgccggcgacagcgccggcggcaacaTCGCGCACGACATGGCGATGCGCGCCGGGAAGGAAGGGGGCCTGGAGGGCGGGGTGGCCATCACcggcatcctcctcctcgacccCTACTTCTGGGGCAAGAACCCCGTCGGCGCGGAGACGACGGACCCGGCGGTGCGGCGCAAGTACGAGGCGACGTGGGCGTTCATCTGCGACAACAAGTACAGCATCGACGACCCGCTGGTGAACCCGCTGTCcatgccggcgccggagctgcgGAAGCTGGCGTGCTCGCGCGTGGCCGTCACGGTGTCGGACCTCGACATCTTCAaggagcgcgcggcggcgtacgcggcggcgctccgcgACAGCGGCTGGCCCGGCGAGGTGGAGCAGTACGAGACCGCCGGCGAGAACCACGTCTACTTCCTGGACAAGCCCTCGAGCCCCAAGTCCGCCAAGGAGCTGACCTTCGTCGCCGGCTACCTGAGCCGcgagtagcagcagcagcagcacagcgGCGTGGGTGTCAGATTGGTCGCGGACTTGCCGTACATGATTGATTGATCATTACTCTCTTCACTACTACTACCAGCTATTACTGGTACAGTTGTCTAGTATATGTCTTCTTGTCTTCATCGTCTGGAATTTTTCGCCATTGGTCGCATCGTTCGTCGGTTTCATGATGAGTACAGTGAATTTGGTAAAGGAGTCTGGGTATTTTCTGGGAGAAAGATGGGTCCTTTCCTTGTCTGCAGCGAGCAGAAGAACTGAACAAGTGTATGCCAGTACTGGTACGTTTCTGCAGGGTGCAGTCAGAAGGATCAGTCAATGATATGATCCATCTCGTTATCTTGTGTTGACGCGTGACGCATGACGAGCAGCTTGTTGCAAATATATTACTGTTTGGAgcatttgttttcttcagaAACCTCGTACCGGTTGTTCAGATGTCTGCTGGTCTTGCCGTAAACATGCCTGAAGCAGCGGTTGTCAAAGTATCGAAATCGGTCGATTCAGAATTTTGTGCTGCTGAAATCTCAACTGAGCTGTAGGGTTCAAtggcttataagtcaaaatttaaatttaaaagttaattttatagattttatttttattttagagtattttCTTATGAGTTgctgtgtatatatgtacataaaaattttactttttttttgcaaataagtcattttgttttttatgagtATAACCGACATTCAGTGTGTGCAAACAGTGGGGATTTCATacttagggcatgcactataCATGCTCCTCATGTGAGGAGCCCTAGCCTGCCACGTAGGATGAGGGTACTCATCCTACAATGCAAAGTGCTCTAGGGGGCcctcacaaattttttttcggcAACTCTCTCTCCCCTGCCAACTCTCTTCCCTatccctctctcccctccccatcCCGagctctctcccctctcctccagcCGGAGGAGTTCGGCGGCGGTCGTGGTCGACGGCGAACGATGGCGACGCGTCGGGACGGCGAtggagcacggcggcggcggccacaaACCAGGGCGGGCGACGGGCCGGGCGGCGAATCCAaccacggcggcgacctcggcgggctacggcggcggccgcggaccgggcggcgacgatgacggcCGTGGCAGCGACCTCTGCGGCCGACGGCAACGGATCCAGGCGTTGGGCGGGCGGAGGACGCCGGATCCGCGCGGTGGCTCGGCGGGGAGGCCGGATCCGAGCGCCGACAGACGGCAGACGCCGGATCCGTGCGGCGGCACGTGGGGGACACCGTATCCGGGCGTcgacgagcggcggacgcCAGATCCGCGCGGTGGCTCAGCGGGGAGGCCGGATCTAAGCGTCGGCGCGTGGGGGACGCCGGATCCGGGCGTCGGCGGGCGGCGGATGCCGGATCCGCGTGGCGGCGTGTCGGGGACGCCGGATCTATGCGGCAGCGCGTCggggacgccggcgacgggtcACGAACGGTTGCGGTGGCCGGCGTCGGCATCGACAGGGcggcgtgggcgtgggcgtCGACGGGGCTGGGTGACATCGGCTTCTCagtcttcctttttctctgGTTTCTCTGCCCTCTCTGACGAAGCCATCGCTCCCTCGCGAAGGAACGCTCGCCCCGGTTGAGGCACGGTCCATGCCGAGCTGGCGGACCAGCTCGTACGTGGCGAGCTAGAGCTCCATAGCTCCTCGCCACGTAGGAGCACTGTACGTGCTCTTTATATATCTTGCATTCCAGGAAGAACTGGAGAACTACCTGATCGAACTGTAGGTATATTTTGCTGTCAACGTCGATTCCTACCGTCCTAGTAGTGGTGAAGGCACTTCTTCAGGACTATGAAAGGCACTTGATTAGTGCTGAAGACATGATTAGCCAACGCGAGGATACGTAGTTGTACAAGCTAGTAGTGCTGTAAGGGCACCAGGGTAGAATGGAGATGGTTGGGATGGCGACCACCCagacatgtattttttttattattttaataaataattttattattaaatcttCGAagtaaatatttcttttttctaaaacttttTGGCCACGTCATCTCGTTTGGCGTAGCAAAATAGGTTGTCACATTAACTTGACTTGGCAAGGCTAACACACCACCACCATTTGCGTGGCAGGAAACGCTACCACGCTAAGTAGCGTGACAGCGTTACCTTGCCACACATCAGTGCGAGGCGATGTAACCCAAAGATTTagatggtaaaaatatttatctagaagttttagtaataaaattatttattaaaaatgttttaaaaaaaatctagggGCAGGGCAGGATGGCTTGTGGCCTAGAGCTGGAGACAATGCAATGCACTGCATCACCACAACGCTTTcacacaaaattacaaaatcaaattttgctaTAGAACGCTAGCATCCTCTTCGGTGACAAGATTTTCATACAAAATGGTTTAATTCCTCCAAATTTTCATTGAAAGCCATCCAAAGCGAAAAGGCCTGGCCTCAAAGTTTGTGTAAATTTGTTGGTGGGGATAGGAAAAAGGTGTCATGACCAGAGGATACCTTTAGGGTCatttgaatcacaggaatgaaaaacataagaatagaaaaaacataaaattctgacagaaatataagtgtaaaacagatgattgcaaaacacagaaaaaacatagtaataaccgtttgattggactacaggaaaaacacatgaatttgaggagagataaagactcaaggattttttctatgaggttctatctcttgttaaatttcctttaaaatttgtatgggAAGAGACATTTTATAagaatttcatagggttcattcctATGATTCAAAGGGTTTTGTacgaaaaatttctataggaataaaatcctctaaagtTCCTATAAACTTCTTTTAAATCAAAGATGGCCTTAAATACTGGTAATGTACTAGAGAACAAAactcttattttattatcatggcccaattaaaatgaaaaattctcCAAAAAGACAATAACACCTCTTATGCCACAAGCTTTTAACATGGCACTAGAGTGAACTTGATGTATGATGTATCACGTATGGCAGAAATATAATTGAGGTGATAGTAGATTGAGGCTTACATAATGtgtaatccaaaattttagaaagaattaaaaattctagaaaattttaaaactatggAAAAGCTACATAGTACAAAATATACTCTTGGCCACTGCTCTAGAGTTTTGGAGGGGACTGGGGGGAAGAGATAGCCCGGTTTCACCAAACCAAGCCGAGCAACCTATGCTAGCATGAGacaattttttatcatttcaaCGTAGTTTCTTTTCaatggataaaaataataaaacaatggTTATGGTGTTCTtcagtaaattaaaaaactctaagagcaggtataatagcaggctataagtatattttaaagagataagagaggagagagaagagaagtgggctactaatttgtagtcagctgcatATGGGtttcaagacaaaatgtgtgtatgacatgtgtgactatgtattgattttttgtaggtaactattggataaattggctattaaattgactatagatcaATTGGAGCtaagtagttggctatactattgaacttgctctaaggggTCCATATCAAAATTTGCCAATTACAAACTAATCCTTCTCGTAGATTGTGTACTAGATTCCCACAATTTAAGATTTCTTGGCTGAATCACACAACTAAATTTTTGTTGTGGCTCGTCCAATTGTAATTGTAATTTCCTCTATTTGTACTTGTTAATGGTTGTGCAAGGTGCCTCCTTTAGTACACCTCACTTTAGTGAGGAGGCAAACCTATCACACGTTGCATCTGAAGCTTATCGGCAAGACCCTTTTGTCCAACACAGAACGGGAAATACTGATGAAGATATATGGAACTGTATTTCCACGGgatgatgaattgatgatgACGTTCGACCTACTTCCGTGGAAGCAGAGGACGGATAAAGGTTGACCCACAAGGTTGCAACACCAATCTGTTCTTTCAAAGGGAAGATGCTTAGCTTGAGTTGCAATTCAAACTATCTTAGGTGCTGCTGCTTATGGAGCTCGAGATTATAAAAAGTAGCCGATGAGAAATTTGCTACgaagaattttaaaaagttgGGTTCTCTAGATTTTAGCTTTCAAttcattttttgaattttacgAATACAAATTGTCAGcatataagagaaaatctCGATTACTTAGGACCTGAGATTATGGccccatcgtttcgctttcTAGAGGAATAAACGAAAACacgtttttacaaaaaaaaataatttataggtaaaacttttatatatgtgtccatagcgactcaaaagcaaaattttataaaacaaactatgataaaaaaacaaaatcaagtccaaaattaaattttaaaatttaaattttaggttataagcgGTTATAACTTTGAAACGAAGAAAGCCTATCAAAAAAGCTAAATGCTGTTAAACTCCAGTGAACAAAGTttggagcttttttttttgccacgtCGATATCATGCACGGTTCTCCTAGAGTCCTGATCATTATTGACTAACTAGCTGTAACTAGGCAGTGATTGGCGCTGAGGAGCGAGATAAGTTAAGATAAGACGTGTCAATTTCTTGGCCATatccaattttattttgtgcaAGACTTGACATATTTGAGGCGCGGCTCTAACAACTTCTGCAACTGCATCGCTCCTGTTCTCTCATCCAAGAGGTCTGCTATTCTCATCCAAGGCCCTGGTTGATTTGGTAGGGTTGCCGGCAATAGCATGCAGTGCTTGGTTTGGTGATCAGGACACAAGGCAGCAGAGTGTTGGTGATCGAGGAAGAGTTTAGATACTGCAGATGATCCCATTTGCATGAAGTTTGGTTCAACAAATACGCCATTAGCAACAGTGATGGTAGCGCCCTTGAGCCTATCTTTGACACATTGATCTACTTCagttgaaaaacaaaacaaaaaaatgaaagatacATATTTTAAGTTGAGCAGCAGTGTGCTAACAGATACCTGTGTATTACATGGATTCAGACTAGGCGTTTCAGGCGAAACCAGCACGAATCAAATCACGAATCATACAGCAAGAGCAATGACCAGCAGCATGTGCAAATATTGCTAACAGTTTCCCCGGCACGATCTCTACCGACGGACGAACTTGGCAATGGCGTCGTCCTGCTTTACGGCCTCTTCGCCGTTGAAGTCGACCAGGTGGAAGCAATGGCCATGGCCGGCCACCTCGAGAACCTCTAGTTCCCCTGGCCACCCGCTCGCCTTGAGCCCCTCGCAGTACGCGCGGCCGCGGTCGCGGATCACATCCGTCTCCGCGAGGCATACGAGCACGCGCCCGCAGGCCAGCCCGTccagcgccggcgcgccgccggcgagcgggtTGATCCACGGGTCGTCCACGCCGGTGGTCCCGGGGCACACGACGCTCCACATCTTCACGACGTTCTCGGCCATCACTGGGTCCAAATCCTCGGAGGGGATCTTGCCGCGGCCCAAGAAGTAGGGGTGGACTAGGACGACGCCGTTGATCTTGCCGCCGTTGGGGAGCCCCTCGGCGCCTGCGCGCATGGCCACGTTGTGCGCGATGTTGGCCCCGGCgctctcgccggcgaggtACATGCGGGAGAAGTCCGCGTGGTCGGTGAGCcaggcctcctcgccggcgccggaggcgtGGGAGGCCGCCCAGACGACGGCCTGCCACGAGTCCTCGTAGGCGGCGGGGATGGGGTGCTCGGGCGCGAGGCGGTAGTCGACGGAGACGACGACCGCCCGC
This window harbors:
- the LOC102710238 gene encoding probable carboxylesterase 2; this encodes MVAKIKRQIGSLSLLAKLGLLLLTLLLLLAAILLLVFLLPRHHRRPLPPGSPPANGSDPDNIVAFDFSPYLILYKSGRVHRMDGTDRVPAGVDEGTGVKSKDVVIDRGTGLSARMYLPPPAKGGDKNKDLGALPVLVFFHGGAFVIESAFTAKYHDYLNKVTAKAGVVAVSVDYRLAPEHPVPTAYDDSWQALNWVARNGKSGPEPWLRDRGNMSRLFLAGDSAGGNIAHDMAMRAGKEGGLEGGVAITGILLLDPYFWGKNPVGAETTDPAVRRKYEATWAFICDNKYSIDDPLVNPLSMPAPELRKLACSRVAVTVSDLDIFKERAAAYAAALRDSGWPGEVEQYETAGENHVYFLDKPSSPKSAKELTFVAGYLSRE
- the LOC102716344 gene encoding tuliposide A-converting enzyme 1, chloroplastic-like; its protein translation is MASCGDIDGEVVFELAPFIRIFKGGRVERDFGSDPVPASTDAATGVASKDRAISPDVAVRLYLPPVAGASGEGGARKLPLLVYFHGGGFCLHTAFNAVFHAYLTSLAARTRAVVVSVDYRLAPEHPIPAAYEDSWQAVVWAASHASGAGEEAWLTDHADFSRMYLAGESAGANIAHNVAMRAGAEGLPNGGKINGVVLVHPYFLGRGKIPSEDLDPVMAENVVKMWSVVCPGTTGVDDPWINPLAGGAPALDGLACGRVLVCLAETDVIRDRGRAYCEGLKASGWPGELEVLEVAGHGHCFHLVDFNGEEAVKQDDAIAKFVRR